One genomic window of Arachis stenosperma cultivar V10309 chromosome 10, arast.V10309.gnm1.PFL2, whole genome shotgun sequence includes the following:
- the LOC130955638 gene encoding protein STICHEL: MSEMASKLHLKKELTQIRKAARVLRDPGTTSSWKSPLNSSRSASVSAWNSAFNNVHGPTTTTKFTSHSQLDSHVNSVPPTTNKRVFLYNWKTHKSSSDKNDRDQDEEEEEDAAIDGSSSLLGSFEDTLSDAHNVCDSKSDTYLGAGGGGPRSSSIFRCGDTNLISLATPSARRTAPPKKKSKKPNSNTLSHLDPMAKFQHRDTNLNLGRKVFKSNNALLEGLPPMPFTRDDSMDHSDDTEDYSNSEDVRQASGSATSPLLLKLKRKNWSRSSSKLLRTSRKEDSSYSYSTPALSTSSYNRYGRQYPSTVGSWDGTTTSMNDGDDEIDDRLDLPGRQGCGIPCYWSKRTPKHRGMCGSCYSPSLSDTLRRKGSSILCGGQTIYPRHRRSSSATHKRRMSWKSAQGVIPLLTNGGDGRIGSSIGTGRSDDELSTNFGELDLEGLSRLDGRRWSSSCRSQEGLEIIALNGEGVEEEDTPENSRSFSQKYRPIFFSELIGQNIVVQSLMNAVSRGRIAPVYLFQGPRGTGKTSTARIFAAALNCVALDESKPCGYCRECTDFISGKSSDLLEVDGTNKKGIDKARYLLKRLSVGSSSASTRYTVFVIDECHLLPSKAWLGFLKFLEEPPQRVVFIFITSDLDNVPRTIQSRCQKYLFNKIKDVDIVNRLRKISAQENLDVEEDALDLIATNADGSLRDAETMLEQLSLLGKRISTSLVNELVGVVSDEKLLELLELAMSSNTAETVKRARELMDSGVDPMVLMSQLAGLIMDIIAGSYTVIDSKPDEAFFGGRSLNDSELERLKHSLKLLSEAEKQLRTSSERSTWFTATLLQLGSMSSPDLTQSGSSRRQSCKTTDDDPSSASREVTASKHMSDLKYMPWKSISPTSQQKAVNGNSGHQRDISSNIDGLSLKSKPSNSPVIDDGSTIVSSDDIMVGNMMYRCVDSGKLHDIWARCIGRCHSKTLRQLLLNHGKLVSICEVEGVLVAYVAFGDGDIKLRADRFSRSITNSMEMVLRRNVDVRIIHLPDGVGETQVNMPRQAESALTSEKEQRGGRGNGTDPLLDGNLQSAADSSDVLGERNGVTERRQDNPMQRIESIIREQRLETAWLQAVEKGSPGSLSRLRPEKNQVLPQEGIYCIDPMESTDSARFSSQQHWEDEQSNDVKILNVKNGRVLQKDQTGRRYPMSPSLLHGSSLAASSGKDNPGYESSSGAGGCGFLCWNKAKPRRVVKVRGGTPVGARKVGRFPLFGDCGKHKKRDVTT; the protein is encoded by the exons ATGTCAGAAATGGCAAGCAAGCTGCACCTGAAGAAGGAGCTTACCCAAATTCGGAAAGCAGCTCGTGTCTTGAGGGATCCTGGCACCACTTCATCATGGAAGTCACCACTCAACTCCTCAAGATCTGCATCTGTATCTGCATGGAATTCTGCCTTCAACAACGTCCATGGCCCCACCACAACCACAAAGTTCACTTCCCATTCTCAACTCGACTCTCACGTGAACTCTGTGCCACCTACCACCAACAAGAGGGTCTTCTTGTACAATTGGAAGACCCATAAATCTTCCAGCGACAAGAATGACCGAGACCAAGacgaagaagaggaagaagatgcTGCCATTGATGGATCTTCTTCTCTTCTAGGCAGTTTCGAGGACACCTTGAGTGATGCTCACAATGTCTGCGATTCTAAGAGCGACACATACTTAGGCGCCGGAGGAGGTGGCCCTCGGTCTTCTTCCATCTTTCGATGTGGAGACACCAATCTTATCTCCTTGGCCACACCCTCTGCCAGAAGAACAGCGCCTCCTaagaaaaagagtaaaaaaCCTAACAGCAACACCCTTTCCCATTTGGATCCCATGGCAAAGTTTCAGCATAGAGATACAAATCTCAATCTAGGTAGAAAAGTTTTCAAGTCCAATAATGCATTGTTGGAGGGGCTTCCTCCCATGCCCTTTACCAGGGATGACTCTATGGACCACTCTGATGACACTGAAGACTACTCTAATTCTGAAGATGTGAGACAGGCTTCGGGTTCTGCCACATCCCCTTTGCTCCTCAAACTCAAGCGCAAGAATTGGTCTCGATCTTCCTCAAAGTTATTGCGAACAAGCCGAAAGGAAGACTCCTCTTATTCCTACAGTACTCCTGCATTGTCAACCAGTTCTTACAATAGGTATGGACGCCAATATCCCAGCACTGTTGGCTCTTGGGATGGTACCACAACCTCAATGAACGATGGCGACGATGAGATAGATGATCGGTTGGATTTGCCTGGCCGACAAGGATGTGGAATTCCTTGCTATTGGTCAAAGAGGACTCCCAAACATAGAGGGATGTGTGGGAGTTGTTATTCTCCATCGTTGTCGGATACTTTAAGGAGGAAAGGAAGCAGCATACTCTGTGGCGGTCAAACTATTTATCCCAGACACCGGAGATCCTCTTCGGCCACCCACAAGCGCAGGATGTCTTGGAAGAGTGCTCAGGGTGTTATTCCATTGCTCACTAATGGTGGTGATGGTAGGATAGGGTCATCTATAGGAACTGGCAGGAGTGACGATGAACTTTCTACAAACTTTGGGGAGCTGGACCTTGAGGGCTTGAGTAGATTGGATGGAAGGCGGTGGTCATCAAGCTGTAGGAGTCAAGAGGGATTGGAGATTATAGCTCTCAATGGGGAAGGGGTGGAGGAGGAAGACACTCCAGAAAATAGTCGGAGTTTCAGCCAGAAGTATAGGCCTATATTCTTCAGTGAATTGATTGGGCAGAATATCGTGGTACAGTCACTTATGAATGCTGTTTCAAGGGGTCGAATAGCTCCTGTTTATCTTTTTCAAGGTCCCCGTGGGACTGGTAAAACATCAACAGCACGAATATTTGCTGCTGCACTGAATTGTGTGGCTCTTGATGAGAGTAAGCCTTGTGGCTACTGCAGGGAATGTACAGATTTTATTTCTGGCAAGAGCAGTGATCTACTGGAAGTTGATGGAACCAATAAAAAGGGAATTGATAAAGCTAGATATTTACTGAAAAGATTGTCAGTTGGTTCATCATCCGCTTCCACACGATATACAGTTTTTGTCATTGATGAGTGTCACCTGTTACCATCCAAGGCATGGCTGGGGTTTCTCAAGTTTCTCGAGGAACCACCTCAGCGAGTTGTATTCATATTCATCACATCTGATCTTGACAATGTGCCTCGAACAATACAATCCCGATGCCAGAAGTAcctttttaacaaaattaaagatGTGGATATTGTGAATAGATTGAGGAAAATATCTGCTCAGGAGAACCTTGATGTTGAAGAAGATGCTTTGGACCTCATTGCTACAAATGCAGATGGTTCACTTCGAGATGCAGAAACAATGTTGGAACAGCTTAGTTTGCTGGGGAAGAGAATTAGTACTTCTCTTGTCAACGAACTT GTGGGAGTTGTTTCAGATGAAAAACTATTGGAacttttggaattagcaatgtCATCGAACACTGCAGAGACAGTGAAAAGAGCCAGAGAATTGATGGACTCTGGAGTTGATCCAATGGTTTTGATGTCTCAACTAGCTGGCCTCATTATGGACATCATTGCTGGATCATACACAGTCATTGATTCCAAACCGGATGAAGCATTCTTTGGTGGACGAAGCT TGAATGACTCGGAGTTGGAGAGGTTAAAGCATTCTTTAAAGCTTCTCTCAGAGGCCGAGAAACAGTTAAGGACTTCCAGTGAACGCTCAACATGGTTCACAGCAACACTCTTGCAACTTGGTTCTATGTCATCTCCAGATCTCACTCAGTCAGGCAGCAGCAGGAGGCAGAGCTGCAAAACAACTGATGATGATCCATCAAGTGCTTCAAGAGAAGTTACTGCTTCCAAGCATATGTCTGACCTTAAATATATGCCCTGGAAATCAATATCACCTACATCCCAGCAGAAAGCAGTAAATGGCAATTCTGGCCATCAAAGGGATATTTCCTCAAACATTGATGGTTTAAGCTTGAAATCAAAGCCATCAAATAGCCCAGTCATAGATGATGGCTCCACAATTGTCTCATCTGATGATATTATGGTTGGCAATATGATGTACAGATGCGTAGATTCTGGAAAGTTACATGATATCTGGGCACGTTGTATTGGGAGGTGTCACTCAAAGACATTGAGGCAGTTGCTACTCAATCATGGAAAGCTTGTATCCATATGTGAAGTTGAAG GTGTTTTGGTAGCATATGTTGCATTTGGGGATGGAGATATTAAACTCAGGGCTGACAGGTTTTCGAGAAGTATTACAAACTCCATGGAGATGGTTCTTAGACGCAATGTAGATGTCAGAATTATCCACTTGCCAGATGGTGTAGGTGAAACTCAGGTTAATATGCCAAGACAGGCTGAGTCAGCATTGACAAGTGAGAAGGAACAAAGAGGAGGTCGTGGGAATGGAACAGATCCTTTGCTTGATGGAAACCTTCAATCTGCAGCCGATTCCTCTGATGTTCTGGGTGAAAGAAATGGTGTGACGGAGAGAAGGCAAGATAATCCAATGCAGAGAATTGAATCCATCATTCGTGAGCAGAGGCTGGAAACTGCCTGGTTACAAGCTGTAGAAAAGGGTTCACCAGGATCATTGAGTCGCTTGAGACCTGAGAAGAATCAGGTCCTGCCACAGGAAGGTATCTATTGCATAGATCCAATGGAGTCCACGGATTCAGCAAGATTTTCCTCACAGCAGCATTGGGAAGATGAGCAGAGTAATGATGTCAAAATTTTGAACGTAAAAAATGGAAGGGTCTTGCAGAAAGACCAAACTGGCAGAAGGTATCCCATGTCCCCAAGTTTACTGCATGGCAGCAGTTTAGCAGCAAGTTCTGGCAAAGACAATCC GGGATATGAATCGAGCTCGGGAGCTGGTGGTTGTGGATTTTTATGCTGGAATAAGGCAAAGCCTAGAAGGGTAGTCAAG GTACGAGGTGGTACACCAGTTGGTGCGCGTAAAGTCGGGCGCTTCCCACTGTTTGGGGACTGTGGTAAGCACAAGAAAAGGGACGTGACCacataa